TATTTTCTAATTTCTCGAGTTCAGCATATCTTTCCAAAAGTTTTCCATCAACAAGCTCTACATGAACTTCCAAATCATCCAAATATCCTTTCTTTGTGACAACAAGTTGATAGTGAGGACCTATACCTTCAATTCCCATTAGAACACTTTCTATCTGAGAGGGAAATACATTGACACCTCGGATTATTAGCATATCATCTGTTCTTCCTTTAACAGATGTCATTCTCACATTTGTCCTTCCGCACTTGCATGGCTCATATATAAGTGAGGTGATATCCCTTGTTCTATATCTTATAAGAGGCATACCTTCTTTTGTAATGGTTGTTAATACAAGCTCTCCTGTTTCTCCTTCTTCAAGAACCTCTCCTGTGTCGGGATTTATTATCTCAGGATAGAAATGGTCTTCATTTATATGTAACCCTTCTCTATATTCACACTCTCCAGAAACCCCTGGACCAATTATTTCAGAAAGTCCATAATTTTCTGTTGCAAAAAGTCCCCACTTCTTTTCAATCTCTCTTCTCATCTCAACTGTTGAAGCTTCTGCACCAAAAAGGCCCAGTCTTAGTTTTATCCTTGACTTATCAATGCCAAGTTCATTTGCAACCTCGTCTATGTAAAGTGCATAAGACGGTGTACATACCAAAACTGTAGCACCAAAATCCTGCATAACCATAAGCTGCTTTTCAGTATTACCACTTGAAATTGGAATTACTGTTGCACCAACTCTCTCTAAACCCTGGTGAAGTCCAAAAGCACCAGTAAAGAGTCCGTAACCAAAAGCAATCTGAGCAATATCATGTTCTCTGACACCTGCTGCTGTGACTATTCTTGCAACAACCTCTGTCCACACTTCCATGTCATGTTTTGTATATCCTACAACGGTTGGCTTACCTGTTGTGCCTGAGGAGGCATGAATTCTAACAATTTTTGAAAGAGGGACAGTAAAAAGACCATACGGATAGTTTTCTCTCAGGTCATCCTTAGTTGTGAAGGGAAGAAGCCGAATATCTTTTAAATTCTTAATATGATGTGGCTTTACTCCTATTTCATCAAATTTTTTACGGTAAAAAGGAACATTTTCATAAACCCTTTCTACCGTTCTTTTAAGTCTTTCAAGCTGCAGTTCTTCATACTGTTTTCTATTGAGTTTTTCATATTCAGACCATATCATCCCAACCTACCATCCTTCCTACCTTTTATGTATAAATTCAAATATGCAAAAACCACAAACTTATTAAGTATTATATTTTAATATCTCATCTTTTTCAAGAAAAAAACTAAAAAAAGGCCATGTCAAACCTCACAAAATGTTCGACATGGCTCTACTTTACTATAACAAATTTTCCATTTTCAATATCTATATCAATACTGTCACCTTCAACAATGGTACCCTTTAAAATTTCTTTTGCTATAAGTGTCTCAACATTTTTTTGCAAGAACCTTTTTATTGGCCTTGCACCAAAGTTTACATCAAAGGCATTTTCCATAACAAACTCTTTTGCTCTTTGTGTCAGCCTTATTGAAATTCCTTTTTCTATTAGCTTCTGTTGGATTTCTGCAACTCGAAGGTCAATAATTTTTATAATCTGCTCTTTTGTGAGAGGTTTGAAGATTATAATCTCGTCAAGCCTGTTTAAAAACTCTGGCCTAAAATGTAATTTTAATTCTCTATCTA
The sequence above is drawn from the Caldicellulosiruptor bescii DSM 6725 genome and encodes:
- a CDS encoding phenylacetate--CoA ligase family protein encodes the protein MIWSEYEKLNRKQYEELQLERLKRTVERVYENVPFYRKKFDEIGVKPHHIKNLKDIRLLPFTTKDDLRENYPYGLFTVPLSKIVRIHASSGTTGKPTVVGYTKHDMEVWTEVVARIVTAAGVREHDIAQIAFGYGLFTGAFGLHQGLERVGATVIPISSGNTEKQLMVMQDFGATVLVCTPSYALYIDEVANELGIDKSRIKLRLGLFGAEASTVEMRREIEKKWGLFATENYGLSEIIGPGVSGECEYREGLHINEDHFYPEIINPDTGEVLEEGETGELVLTTITKEGMPLIRYRTRDITSLIYEPCKCGRTNVRMTSVKGRTDDMLIIRGVNVFPSQIESVLMGIEGIGPHYQLVVTKKGYLDDLEVHVELVDGKLLERYAELEKLENKIKHRIFTVLGLNVKVKLVEPKTLERTTGKAKRVIDLRNKTN